The DNA sequence GGATTTTGCCCTATGAGGAAGAGTTGGGACTTCCGGTCATGCATACCATCGCGCGGGAGATCAATGGCAGTGTACTGGTGAATGAACATTGCCTCAACAACAAAGTCAAAGGAATCATTGCGGGCTCTCTGATCGATATGCAGAGTTTGTCCAATTTTGATAATCAGTTGCTGGTGGTCAGTATCAAACGTCTTTCGGAGGCTCTCAAGCGGATCGAGAAAGTGTCGATGAGATTGGATACAGATGAGTCGCCGCTCTCTGGCATCGTCGTGACGGGTGAAGGCGAAATGACTCCTGAGCAGATGGAGTACTTCGATACGCATCAAATCCCAGTATTGCGTGTGCATATCGACACCTATGAGGTGGTCATCAAGATCAGCCGGATCGAGGTGAAGATCAACACCCGTACGCCGTGGAAGGTGAAAAAGGCAGTAGAGCTTTTCCGGGAGCACGTGAATGTGGATTCCATCATGGAAAAGTTGGCGACAGCGCCTGAGGTGTAATGGAACTCTGGGTGCGGCTGACTCGTGTGGCGTGAAGTCTCTGAAGGAGTAGTCGGTGGAATAGATGTGTGATGCTTGGGGAGTGATCTCAAGATTTTTCGAGCATCTAGGCTTGCGGAGAGAAGAAATGCCACCGACCGAAGTGTCAACGGAGTCCGGAAGAGACTGACCCCGCGACTGTCATCTCTGGGAGACTATCGGTTGTCAAGCACGCGGGGACACGCCCAAATCATCCCAGATACTCAAGAAATCAAAAAACAAGGGGCAGACCTCCTTTCGGAGATCGCCCCTTTTTGCATGCATATTCGATTATTATTCCTTGATGACCTTGACGTTGGAGATGCCGGACTCGGTCGTGATCCGATAGATGTATACTCCGGAGTTCAGGTCTCGCATGGAGGTTTCCAAAGAATGCTCCCCTTCAGACTTGGTGCCTGTATAGACTGTACGGATCAGTTGGCCGCTTTTGTCGAGCAAGTCGATGGTTACCTTTCCGGCTTTCTGGACTTGGTATTCCAAGGTGTTGAATCCGGTAGAAGGATTGGGAAATACGTTCAATTCCATCTCGGCAGGCTCTTCCATTCGTGGCAATGGCTGGCTTGGGTCCCAGAGCAGGAATGCCACTGGGCTATGAAGCATCGCCAATCCATGCATGCCTTTTCGACCATGCCCTTGTCCGTGCATGCCATGATGGCCGTGGTGTCCACGACGACCTTCATGACTGCGCGCTTCCCGTTCGGCTCCCTCTGGACGCTCGGGCATGTGCGATTTGACAATTTCGTGGATTTCGGTTTTCCAGGTCTTGGCGTTTGGCTTGAGGGTCTCCATGCTCGCCTTGATTGCATCCTCGTGGTTGTAGAAGATGGTCCAAGCATCGTGCATCAGTTTGCGCTTGGCTTCATGTTCCGCGCGCATTTCCTCGCGTTGAGCCTCGGTGGGTCGCTGGCGTTCTTCGCGAGGGATATCGCGCATCTCTTTCATTTTGGCGCGGTGCTGCTCGTGCATGGCCTTGAGCTCGCCGCGGATTTCGGCGAGTTGTGCCTGCTCGGAGCTGCTGAGGATGTTGTCGAGCTCCTCGCGGATGGGGGCTGCCACCGGGATGACATTGGTCTCGATATATTGGTGTACCTCGGTTTTGATGGCCTGACGCTGCTCCTTGTCGAGCTTGGGTTTGCGGGATTCAGGTTGTGCGAAGGCGGAGGTGAGCAATCCCACCCCGATCAGCAGGGTTGCTGCTGCGGATTTGATCAACTGCATGATAATTCTTGATTGATTGGGAGATCCTGTCTATTCCGAAGTGGACTTGAGCAGGGATTCGGGCATTTGACAACGGATATTCCCGAAAGATTCCTCAGGGGAGGGATTTTTTTCGATTATTTTTGTATGATTGACTTTAGGGCGCTGATTATTAGCGGTTTATTAGGGCGTTAAATTTGGCTGCGAATGTCAGGATTTGGGGAATCCGGAGAGTGGATACGGACCCAGCGAGAACTGGCCATTCCAAAACAGTAAAGCCCACCAGATTGGTGGGCTTCGGTATGTTTTCAGGTACCGGATGAACTACTCTTCCCAGCTGGTAGAAAGCGTGTCTTCCAATTCAGTTTCCACTTCGTATTCTTCCTCTACCACGTTTTCCCCATCGGAATCGAAGTCTTCGCGTTCGTACTCACGTTCTCTTCTGTCAAACTCGTCATAATCGTAGTCTGGCATGAGCTCCGTCTTCACGTGGTCTACGGTTTTGGTCAACGAAGCCAAGAATTTGTTGAAATCCTCCTTATAGAGGAAAATCTTGTGCTTGTCGTATCCACGGCCATTGAACCGACGCTTGCTCTCCGTGATTGTGATATAATAATCATTGGAGCGAGTGGACCTCACATCGAAGAAATACGTGCGCTTTCCCGCTCTGATCTTCTCAGAGTACACTTCATCTCTCCCTTGCATAACTTCTGATGTTAATTCAGTTTGTTAAAGTTCTTGTGCTAAAATAGAAATTAAAACATAACCTGCAAACAGGTTTTTCCAGAATGGGGAATAATTTAACATTACTGCCCATCGTCCTCTTCGGATTCTTGTGGAGGCTGGAGTTGAATGCCTGCGGCCTTGAGGCGATCTATTTCAGCTTGACGTTGCTTTTCGAAGAGTTCCCGTTGCTCTTCAATTCTTTGCCGGTTGAGCTTGCTATTGAATTCTTCGGCGAGTTCTACGTTGCTAAACCATTCGATGACGCCGCTGCGCTTGTTGTATCCCAATGCGTCATAAGAGCCATCCGGCCCCAATTCGGTGATTTCCTCCAACTTTTTCTCCTGCATTTTCGGTGTAGCGAGGTGATCATAGACGATCATGAGTTTCCTTTTGGAACCCGCTTGGACATAGGAGTAATTGAGGGAAAAAGGCGCGTATTCGGAGTATTTGAAGAGCGCGCGAAATTTGGGCAGCACATCGAAGTAGAACACATTCGCTCCGAAAATCACCCTTTCTTCATCTTTTGGATCAAAGGTCATGACATCCAGAAACTTGATATTGGAGCGGTTGTCCATTCCATTCCATCCAAAAAGGAGGTAATAGTGGAGTTTCTTTTTCTTGAGCTTTCCATTGGATTTACGATCGGTAGGATCGAAATACTTGAATTTCATTTTTGGGATTCCTTCATGGAATTTGGGTTGGTAGTAGAGTCCACCCAGCCAACTTTGGTTGTCCAAGACGAGGTTTTCCACGCCAGAAGGGATCTCATTCAGTTCAATCAAAGGAATCACAACTGTACGGAAGGAATCCTTGCCGATTTCAATTTTTCGTTGGACCATCCCAAAATAGTAGTGAGAGATATTGCCGTAATAGCTCCGCTGATTGGTATCGGCACGATGGGAAATCTGCCAGGTGAAGATCCTGAATGCATCGTCCTCTGCCCGAAGAATCGACACGGATTTCAGGGAATCAAAGGGGAAATCATAGCTATCGGGCCGTTTGAGTGTCTCAAACAGCAGGCTAGAAAAGGCCTTGTTGTCCTGCACCTTCTGGCGTAGATCCGCTGTTCCCAACAATACCTCCGCATGGTCTCGAAGCTCCAATTCCACCTCGTAAATGTTACGCTGTGCAGATGCCGTTCCCACGGAAGCCACGGTCATCAGGAAAATGAGCAAATGTCTGGCAATGATTTTCATATATCTCACAAAATGGATAGGACGAATATCGGTCTATCGGGGATGATCCCCAAATTCTGACCGGCTGTTTGTGGATAAGACAATCATCGGGATGCTTTCCCGAATGTTCCTGCAATTCGGATGAACGGGTGGTTTTCCGATGGTTGCGTCTAGATAGTCCGGGTATTTCTGTTAATTTAATTGACCCAGACTTTTTTGCTGGGCAAATCTCATGAAATTCTCTGATTTAAACTTATGGCGCAGGATCAAGCGAAGGCCCAACGCACGGGCTGGTTATGGCAAGCCATCGCCTACTTGGTGGCAGTGATCGTCGGCGGAGGAGTATGGATGTGGGGCGGACATTTGGAGCTGATTCCCAGGCTTTGGTGGGCGGATGTAGCTGGAACGATCGTGATATTCTTGTTCAGTATTTCCCTCAAGAATTCGAGCATGTACGACCCCTATTGGAGCCTCTGGCCTATGGGAGCCGCGATTTTGCTGTTTTCCATGAGCGAAATGGGACTTCGAGAGATGGTGGTATTGGCACTGACCTGTGCCTATGGAATGCGATTGACCTGGAACTTCTTGAGAGGATGGCCAGGCATGTCTCATCAAGATTGGCGGTATGACCGGCTTCACGCCAAAACAGGCAAATGGTATTGGATTGTCAGTTTTTTGGGGATTCACATGATGCCTACTGGGATGACTTTTGGAGGAAGCCTATCCTTGATTCCCGCCATGTATGAGCCGATGGCAGGATGGTCCTTGTTTGATGTCCTGGCAGTGATGGTCACCGGCGGCGCTGTGCTGCTGGAAGGGATTGCAGACAATCAATTGCGCGCATTCATGAAGTCCAATCCTCCCAAGGGATCGATCATGGAATCTGGGGTATGGGCCTGGTGCCGTCATCCCAATTATCTCGGCGAAATCTTGTTTTGGTGGGGACTTTGGATGTTTGGCTATGCTGCCAATCCGGCTTACGCTTGGACGGTGGTAGGGCCTTTGGCGATTACCTGCCTGTTTGCGTTCATTTCCATTCCTATGATGGATAGGCGCCATCGAGACCGCCGACCCGGGTATGCCGATCACATGAAGCAATTGCCCGGTTTGATTCCGCTCGGCCTATTTAAACGAAAAAAGAGCGCTAGTCGCACCAACAAATAAGGATCTATCATTTTATGCCTCAACAGCTAGTCGACCTATCCAAACCCATTAGGTACAACCCCAAGGACCCCTTCTTCATGCGGGTCAAAATCAAACACAAACCTCACCGAAAAAGTCGCAACCTCATTCGATTTTTTGTCGGATTGCCGCTGAAGCTCTGGCCTCGGAATTTTATGGGATGGGCAGATGATACCATCGAGAAAATGGGGGTCCATGCCACTACGCATATCGATGCACCTTGGCATTACAGCCCGACCGTTGGAGGCAAAAAAGCCAAGACTATCGACGAGATTCCCCTCGAATGGTGCCACGGGCCCGGAGTGGTGATTGATATGAGCCATAAGGCCGATTTTGAGGAAATTACCATTGAGGATCTCCAGCAAGATTTATCTCGCTCAGGGGCCCAGATCGTTCCTGGTACCATTGTGCTCATCAGAACAGATCGAGACAAACTCTCGGGAACTCCAGAATTTGCTGAGCTAGGCACGGGTATGAGTGCCGAAGCGACGAGATGGTTGATTGAACAGGGGATCAAAGTGATGGGAATCGACCAATGGGGCTGGGATCTTCCTCTCAAGTATATGGCACAAAAGGCACGGGAAAACAATGATCCGGATTATTTCTGGAGAGCGCATCTGGTCGGTGCAGAATTGGAGTACTGCCACATGGAGCAATTGACCAATCTAGACAAATTGCCCAGTCATGGATTTGAGGTGGCAGTTTTCCCACTGAAAATTGAAGGAGCTTCTGCAGCACCAGCCCGTGTAATTGCCTACCTGCCGGAACATGCACCAGCCTAATCCCAAGCTCATCCTTAGTAGAAAGGGATTCGATTCTACGAATGGCGGGATTCCCAGTCCGATTGTGGCGGGAATCCCGATTTCCTTACCTATCCCTCAGGCGGATACCGGAATCGGCTATGATGAGATTTCATTCCCGACCCTGCCGAATATGGCTATGGCTTTGCGTCAGTTGAAGGCCAAACACAAAGCTCCTACCGCTCATCTCGATCCTGATGTATTCAAGGATTCTATCCCCAATCGGCACCCTGACTGGAAACCGATTTTCGGTCAACATGGAGCAGCATGGAGTCACTTGCTCAAGGAAGGAGTTGGAGTAGGGGATTTATTCCTCTTCTTCGGATGGTTTCGAGATGCAGAATGGGAAGAGGGTAGATTGAGGTTTGTGCCTGATGCGCCGGATGTGCACGTCCTGTACGGATATCTGGAGGTCGGGGAAATGTGGGACCTCGATCAGTCGGGAGCTCCTGTTTGGGCAGCATATCATCCCCATATCAGATTTCGGGAAGCCTATCGTGGGGGAAATGGATTATTCGTGGGGGCTGAATCCTCCAGCTTCTGGGAAGGGAAAAGTGGAGCTGGACTTTGGGAGTATGATCCTCGTCGTCAATTAACAGCGGATGGGGCAAGACTTCGGTCCCAATGGATGCTGCCAGCTTGCTTCTTTGACGGAGTCCATTGCAAGCTTTCCTATCACCGCAAACGGGAAGGAATTCCCAATCCCCAATTGCCGGGCTATCGACGAATGACTGCAGTTGCCAGAGGGCAGGAGTTTGTCGTCGAGATGAATCCGGAAATTAGAGATTGGGTCTGTTCATTGGCCTAAGCCCTTTGGAACATTTGGGAGATGGCCGCGAAGATCATCACTGCCACACATCCAATCAGATTGTACCACAGGAATCCGATATCCAACCATGCAAAGGTGTCTTCGAAACTCAGCGGTAGAAGGTAGCAAGCCAGTACCACGCATTCCCCCAAAATAGCCGCCCAGAAAACGGCAGTTCCCTGGACTGATTTCATGAAGAAAGCCACTACGAAAATTCCCAAGATCGTCCCGTAGAACAAGGAGCCAATGAGGTTTACCGCTTGGATCAAATTCCCCAATTGATGTGCTGTCAAGGCAAATAGAATGGCGAACACGCCCCAAGCCAGCGTGAGCACCTTGGACG is a window from the Pontibacter sp. G13 genome containing:
- a CDS encoding T9SS type A sorting domain-containing protein: MQLIKSAAATLLIGVGLLTSAFAQPESRKPKLDKEQRQAIKTEVHQYIETNVIPVAAPIREELDNILSSSEQAQLAEIRGELKAMHEQHRAKMKEMRDIPREERQRPTEAQREEMRAEHEAKRKLMHDAWTIFYNHEDAIKASMETLKPNAKTWKTEIHEIVKSHMPERPEGAEREARSHEGRRGHHGHHGMHGQGHGRKGMHGLAMLHSPVAFLLWDPSQPLPRMEEPAEMELNVFPNPSTGFNTLEYQVQKAGKVTIDLLDKSGQLIRTVYTGTKSEGEHSLETSMRDLNSGVYIYRITTESGISNVKVIKE
- a CDS encoding DUF1295 domain-containing protein, yielding MAQDQAKAQRTGWLWQAIAYLVAVIVGGGVWMWGGHLELIPRLWWADVAGTIVIFLFSISLKNSSMYDPYWSLWPMGAAILLFSMSEMGLREMVVLALTCAYGMRLTWNFLRGWPGMSHQDWRYDRLHAKTGKWYWIVSFLGIHMMPTGMTFGGSLSLIPAMYEPMAGWSLFDVLAVMVTGGAVLLEGIADNQLRAFMKSNPPKGSIMESGVWAWCRHPNYLGEILFWWGLWMFGYAANPAYAWTVVGPLAITCLFAFISIPMMDRRHRDRRPGYADHMKQLPGLIPLGLFKRKKSASRTNK
- a CDS encoding DUF3276 family protein, coding for MQGRDEVYSEKIRAGKRTYFFDVRSTRSNDYYITITESKRRFNGRGYDKHKIFLYKEDFNKFLASLTKTVDHVKTELMPDYDYDEFDRREREYEREDFDSDGENVVEEEYEVETELEDTLSTSWEE
- a CDS encoding cyclase family protein, with protein sequence MPQQLVDLSKPIRYNPKDPFFMRVKIKHKPHRKSRNLIRFFVGLPLKLWPRNFMGWADDTIEKMGVHATTHIDAPWHYSPTVGGKKAKTIDEIPLEWCHGPGVVIDMSHKADFEEITIEDLQQDLSRSGAQIVPGTIVLIRTDRDKLSGTPEFAELGTGMSAEATRWLIEQGIKVMGIDQWGWDLPLKYMAQKARENNDPDYFWRAHLVGAELEYCHMEQLTNLDKLPSHGFEVAVFPLKIEGASAAPARVIAYLPEHAPA